One Paralichthys olivaceus isolate ysfri-2021 chromosome 8, ASM2471397v2, whole genome shotgun sequence genomic region harbors:
- the map2k7 gene encoding dual specificity mitogen-activated protein kinase kinase 7 isoform X1, whose protein sequence is MSSLEQRLSRIEEKLKLENEEARRRIDLNIDMSPHRSRPRPIIVIQLSPAPAPSQRAALQLPLANDGGRSSSSSESSPQHHPYPSRPRHMLTLPTPPYGLQKSLENAEIDQKLQEIMKQTGYLKIDGQRYPAEVTDLISEGEIGSGTCGQVFKVRFKKTGHVIAVKQMRRTGNKDENKRILMDLDVVLKSHDCPYIIQCYGAIVTNTDVFIAMELMGTCAEKLKKRIQGPIPERILGKMTVAIVKALQYLKEKHGVIHRDVKPSNILLDAKGQIKLCDFGISGRLVDSKAKTRSAGCAAYMAPERIDPPDPTKPDYDIRADVWSLGISLVELATGQFPYKNCKTDFEVLTKVLQEDPPLLPLGMGFSLDFQSFVKDCLTKDHRKRPKYHQLLELSFIQRYEVLEVDVAGWFQTVMDRTESPRSSQCYSHQHQLHSLFSR, encoded by the exons ATGTCGTCGCTGGAACAGAGGCTGTCGCGAATCGAGGAGAAGCTAAAGCTGGAGAATGAAGAAGCTCGCCGGAGGATCGACCTGAACATCGACATGAGTCCGCACCGGTCACGTCCCAGGCCCA TCATCGTGATCCAGCTCAGTCCTGCTCCAGCCCCTTCCCAGCGTGCAG CGCTCCAGCTGCCACTGGCCAACGACGGAGGCAGAAGTTCATCGTCTTCAGAGAGCTCGCCTCAGCACCACCCCTACCCCAGCCGCCCGCGACACATGCTCACCCTGCCCACCCCTCCGTATGGCCTACAGAAGAGTTTAGAGAA TGCAGAGATTGATCAGAAACTGCAGGAGATCATGAAACAGACTGGTTATCTGAAGATTGATGGTCAG CGGTATCCAGCCGAGGTGACAGACCTGATCAGTGAGGGGGAGATCGGCAGTGGGACCTGCGGACAGGTTTTCAAAGTACGATTTAAGAAGACGGGCCATGTCATCGCCGTCAAA caAATGCGTCGTACAGGAAACAAGGATGAGAACAAGAGGATCCTGATGGACCTGGACGTGGTGCTGAAAAGTCACGACTGCCCTTATATCATCCAGTGCTACGGCGCCATAGTTACCAAC ACGGATGTATTCATTGCCATGGAACTAATGGGAACATGTGCGGAGAAGCTGAAGAAGAGAATCCAGGGCCCCATCCCAGAGCGAATTCTAGGAAAGATGACAGTGGCA ATAGTGAAAGCGTTACAGTACCTAAAAGAGAAGCATGGTGTCATTCACCGGGACGTCAAACCCTCCAACATCCTCCTGGACGCTAAAGGTCAGATCAAACTTTGTGATTTCGGCATCAGTGGACGCCTCGTCGACTCCAAGGCCAAGACCCGCAGTGCTGGCTGTGCCGCCTACATGGCT CCAGAGAGAATAGACCCTCCAGATCCAACCAAACCTGACTATGACATCCGAGCAGATGTGTGGAGTCTTGGCATCTCTCTG GTGGAGCTGGCTACAGGACAGTTTCCCTACAAGAACTGCAAGACAGACTTTGAGGTTCTGACCAAAGTGCTGCAGGAAgatcctcctctgctgcctctcgGCATGGGCTTCTCCCTCGACTTCCAGTCCTTCGTCAAAGACTG CCTCACAAAGGATCACAGAAAAAGGCCAAAATATCACCAGCTGCTG GAGCTAAGTTTCATCCAGCGTTACGAGGTGCTGGAGGTGGACGTGGCCGGTTGGTTTCAGACGGTGATGGATCGCACCGAGTCGCCTCGCAGCAGCCAGTGTTACAGCCATCAACACCAGCTCCACTCGCTCTTCAGTAGGTAG
- the map2k7 gene encoding dual specificity mitogen-activated protein kinase kinase 7 isoform X2, with protein MSSLEQRLSRIEEKLKLENEEARRRIDLNIDMSPHRSRPRPTLQLPLANDGGRSSSSSESSPQHHPYPSRPRHMLTLPTPPYGLQKSLENAEIDQKLQEIMKQTGYLKIDGQRYPAEVTDLISEGEIGSGTCGQVFKVRFKKTGHVIAVKQMRRTGNKDENKRILMDLDVVLKSHDCPYIIQCYGAIVTNTDVFIAMELMGTCAEKLKKRIQGPIPERILGKMTVAIVKALQYLKEKHGVIHRDVKPSNILLDAKGQIKLCDFGISGRLVDSKAKTRSAGCAAYMAPERIDPPDPTKPDYDIRADVWSLGISLVELATGQFPYKNCKTDFEVLTKVLQEDPPLLPLGMGFSLDFQSFVKDCLTKDHRKRPKYHQLLELSFIQRYEVLEVDVAGWFQTVMDRTESPRSSQCYSHQHQLHSLFSR; from the exons ATGTCGTCGCTGGAACAGAGGCTGTCGCGAATCGAGGAGAAGCTAAAGCTGGAGAATGAAGAAGCTCGCCGGAGGATCGACCTGAACATCGACATGAGTCCGCACCGGTCACGTCCCAGGCCCA CGCTCCAGCTGCCACTGGCCAACGACGGAGGCAGAAGTTCATCGTCTTCAGAGAGCTCGCCTCAGCACCACCCCTACCCCAGCCGCCCGCGACACATGCTCACCCTGCCCACCCCTCCGTATGGCCTACAGAAGAGTTTAGAGAA TGCAGAGATTGATCAGAAACTGCAGGAGATCATGAAACAGACTGGTTATCTGAAGATTGATGGTCAG CGGTATCCAGCCGAGGTGACAGACCTGATCAGTGAGGGGGAGATCGGCAGTGGGACCTGCGGACAGGTTTTCAAAGTACGATTTAAGAAGACGGGCCATGTCATCGCCGTCAAA caAATGCGTCGTACAGGAAACAAGGATGAGAACAAGAGGATCCTGATGGACCTGGACGTGGTGCTGAAAAGTCACGACTGCCCTTATATCATCCAGTGCTACGGCGCCATAGTTACCAAC ACGGATGTATTCATTGCCATGGAACTAATGGGAACATGTGCGGAGAAGCTGAAGAAGAGAATCCAGGGCCCCATCCCAGAGCGAATTCTAGGAAAGATGACAGTGGCA ATAGTGAAAGCGTTACAGTACCTAAAAGAGAAGCATGGTGTCATTCACCGGGACGTCAAACCCTCCAACATCCTCCTGGACGCTAAAGGTCAGATCAAACTTTGTGATTTCGGCATCAGTGGACGCCTCGTCGACTCCAAGGCCAAGACCCGCAGTGCTGGCTGTGCCGCCTACATGGCT CCAGAGAGAATAGACCCTCCAGATCCAACCAAACCTGACTATGACATCCGAGCAGATGTGTGGAGTCTTGGCATCTCTCTG GTGGAGCTGGCTACAGGACAGTTTCCCTACAAGAACTGCAAGACAGACTTTGAGGTTCTGACCAAAGTGCTGCAGGAAgatcctcctctgctgcctctcgGCATGGGCTTCTCCCTCGACTTCCAGTCCTTCGTCAAAGACTG CCTCACAAAGGATCACAGAAAAAGGCCAAAATATCACCAGCTGCTG GAGCTAAGTTTCATCCAGCGTTACGAGGTGCTGGAGGTGGACGTGGCCGGTTGGTTTCAGACGGTGATGGATCGCACCGAGTCGCCTCGCAGCAGCCAGTGTTACAGCCATCAACACCAGCTCCACTCGCTCTTCAGTAGGTAG